The sequence below is a genomic window from Nostoc flagelliforme CCNUN1.
AGCTATAACCTTTATCCTTCTCTTTGAGTTCCCATTTATGCTCATCCAACAAACTTCTACTTCCCTAATCCATACTTTACGCCTCCGTAGGCAACAATTAGCCAACCTCATTGATTTTCCAGTAATTCTGTGGTCAGGTAGCAACAGTCCGCGCAACTTTCCAGCAAATCCCTTTCCGTTTCGCGCTAGCAGTCATTTCCTCTATTTTGCTGGACTGCCATTATCAAATGCAGCAATTCGTTTAGAAGGCGGCAAACTAGAACTATTTATAGACGATCCATCACCCAGCAGCGCTCTTTGGCATGGAAAAATGCCAACGCGGGAGGAAATAGCTCAGAAAATTGGGGCAGATGTAGCTCGACCAATGGCAGAATTAGAGTCTTGGGTAGAAGATGCCGCCACGCTTGCTGTACAAGATCCAGCTACTTGGACGCAACAATCGCAGTTATTAAATAGATGGGTTTTACCACAAAGTCCTCCCCAAGGAATTGACTGGGAATTAGCTAAGGCGATCGTTTCTCTCCGTCTCACTCATGATGAAGCTGCATTAACCCAATTGCGAAAAGCTGCGGCTGTCACTGTTAAAGCGCACAAAGCTGGGATGGCAGCAACACCTAAAGCCAAGCTAGAAGCAGAAGTTCGTGCAGCGATGGAAGGGGTAATTATTGCCCACAATATGACAACTTCCTACACCAGTATTGTCACCGTTCACGGTGAAGTTTTGCATAACGAACAATATCACCATCCCTTACAACCAGGTGACTTATTACTTGCTGATGTTGGTGCTGAAACTGAGACGGGTTGGGCAGGTGATGTGACTCGCACTTGGCCAGTTTCGGGTAAATTTTCATCTACCCAAAGAGATATTTATAATGTTGTGCTGGCAGCCCATGATGCTTGCATTACCAAAATCTACCCCGGTGCAGAGTATGGGGATATTCATTTGCTAGCTGCTACGGTTATAGCTGAAGGTTTAGTGGAATTAGGCATTTTACAAGGAAACCCTCAAGATTTAGTAGAAATGGATGCCCATGCGCTGTTTTTCCCTCATGGTATCGGTCATCTACTAGGTTTAGATGTTCATGATATGGAAGATTTGGGTGATTTAGCAGGGTATGAAGAGGGACGTGAAAGGAGCGATCGCTTTGGCTTAGGCTACCTCCGTTTAAATCGTCCCCTGCGTTCAGGAATGTTAGTCACAATTGAGCCTGGTTTTTATCAAGTGCCAGCAATTTTAAATGATGCCAATGTTCGCTCAAAATATCAAAATGTAGTGAATTGGCAGCGTTTATCTGAATTTGCCGATGTGCGCGGAATCCGCATCGAAGATGATGTTTTAGTTACCACAGAAGGTAGCGAAGTTTTAACCGCCGCATTACCGAATGATGCCGATACTATAGAAAATTTAGTAGGTTCCTAATCTGTGCATCATGCCTTGCTAATTAATAGCGTAAACACATAGGATGTTATCTTATGATCAAAAAACCCATAGGATTACTACTCAACGGAGTTATTGTTACCTTCGGACTATTGCCATTATTAGCTCAAGCACAGCAGCCGGTTTCTGATACCCAAGTTGCGGCGATGGTAGAAGCATTGCGACAAGCTGCACCACAGACAAAAAATCCCAACGATGGATATTACAGCCAATGGCAAGTTAAACCAGAAACCCTTAAAGGCTGGTCAAAAACTTGTCTCAAACGAGAACTAACACCGACGCAGTTTGAAAACAGCCCTGCGATCGCTCGCCGAGTTGTATCCTGTATTACGCGCCGTGAGTTAACCAATCAGTTTAGCGCCACGAACAATAATGAAATTGCATCTGTGCGCGGTGCTGCTTGTTGGTGGATGACTGGCAGCTATACAGGTTGTAACAAAGGCTTCACTGCTGAGTATGTGCAAAAAGTTGTCCGCTTTTACCAACAACAACGTTCAAAACCATCAGCAACTCAACCATAAAACAGCTACTCTTACGAGCATAGGAGAGATTTTCCCCTCCCTACTAGGGTAGGGGGTTAGGTCTTTTTACTTCGTCCTTGCAGGTCAGCTACCTTTATACCTCGCTCTTTCAGTATGTAGATTGGTTGCCAACTGATACCTGATAGGTAGATGATTTCTGTAGATTGGAGCAGAGTGTTGCTAATCATAAACTATCTGAGAGTATTTGATAAGTTTTTGGGTGCTAAAGAATAATAGTAATTTTATAATTTTGAATTACGTTTAGCTCATTAATTTCAATCAATTTTACTTCTAACCCAGTTGCGAAAATCATTCACCAACTCTAGATAATCTTTTTCTTCAACCTGTTGTAAAAAATCAGTAATTTCTGTAATAGGTAAATTAGGAAATGCTAAACTTTGGTCAACAGCTATATATTTGTCATCTCTTAAGATATTTATATTAAAAATAGTGCCATCATAACACCAAATCTCTGGTATACCCATATCAGCATAGACTTGAAAACGATTTTTGGAACTGCTGGTAATATCAATTTACACTACCAAATCTGGCGGCGGATCTTGTTGCAAATTAATTCTTTTTTTGCCTTTAATGAAATTGACATTTTGAATGTAAAAGCATTCATCTGGTTCTGCACCACTCAGTTCTGGACGTTTGAAAGTAGGGTTCTTCCGGCACTTTTATGGTGGTTACTAAATTTTAGTAAATTTTATTAACTACATTTTAATGATGTTTATCCTTCAAACATAGACTGTGTAACTATTACAGCAGTTTTAGGTATACTGAAATAATCCAAATAGCATGATTTATACTATAACACAGTAAAAATTAAGGCGATCGCTATGAAATTTACTGTAGAGCAAATCCTGAATCTGCCCGATATGAAAGTATTAGATTTTCAAGAAATTGAAGGGGAAGAAATAATTATAACGATAGAAAAAAGCGTCAACTATTCGACTTGCCCATCTTGTGGGCAAAATACTCAGAGTATACATCAA
It includes:
- a CDS encoding aminopeptidase P family protein, giving the protein MLIQQTSTSLIHTLRLRRQQLANLIDFPVILWSGSNSPRNFPANPFPFRASSHFLYFAGLPLSNAAIRLEGGKLELFIDDPSPSSALWHGKMPTREEIAQKIGADVARPMAELESWVEDAATLAVQDPATWTQQSQLLNRWVLPQSPPQGIDWELAKAIVSLRLTHDEAALTQLRKAAAVTVKAHKAGMAATPKAKLEAEVRAAMEGVIIAHNMTTSYTSIVTVHGEVLHNEQYHHPLQPGDLLLADVGAETETGWAGDVTRTWPVSGKFSSTQRDIYNVVLAAHDACITKIYPGAEYGDIHLLAATVIAEGLVELGILQGNPQDLVEMDAHALFFPHGIGHLLGLDVHDMEDLGDLAGYEEGRERSDRFGLGYLRLNRPLRSGMLVTIEPGFYQVPAILNDANVRSKYQNVVNWQRLSEFADVRGIRIEDDVLVTTEGSEVLTAALPNDADTIENLVGS